The following proteins come from a genomic window of Mustela lutreola isolate mMusLut2 chromosome 6, mMusLut2.pri, whole genome shotgun sequence:
- the LOC131833210 gene encoding large ribosomal subunit protein uL23-like → MALKAKKEVPAPPKAEAKAKALKAKKAVLKDVHRHKKKKIRTSPTFRRPKTRCFPRQPKYPRKSAPRRNKLDHYAIIKFPLTTESARKKIEDNNTLVFIVDVKANKHQIKQAVKKLYDIDVAKVNTLIRPDGEKKAYVRLAPDYDALDVANKIGFI, encoded by the coding sequence ATGGCGCTGAAAGCTAAGAAGGaagtccctgcccctcccaaagccgaagccaaagcaaaggctttgaaagccAAGAAAGCGGTGCTAAAAGACGTCCACAggcacaaaaaaaagaagatccgcaCATCACCTACATTCCGACGACCCAAGACTCGGTGTTTCCCAAGGCAGCCCAAATACCCTCGAAAGAgcgcccccaggagaaacaagcttgatcactatgccatcatcaagttccccctgactactgagtcagccaggaagaaaatagaagacaacaacacacttgtgttcattgtggatgtcaaggccaacaagcaccagatcaaacaggctgtgaagaagctttatgacattgatgtagccaaggtcaacaccttaatcaggcctgatggagagaagaaggcatacgttcggctggcccctgactatgatgctttggatgttgccaacaaaattgggttcatctaa